In Humulus lupulus chromosome 6, drHumLupu1.1, whole genome shotgun sequence, a single genomic region encodes these proteins:
- the LOC133785625 gene encoding uncharacterized protein LOC133785625, translating to MNQAPPERLNELQAAFLTLTNTQTQFMTETRSSIRNLETQVGQLTNMLNNRPHGNFPSNIEVNPKEQVQAITLRSGKQTEHPRSPQAVVQDGEMGEQSDPEKVTEDHQLSEKSPPVVNEQPVREILSKKRKMEDYETVALTEECSAILQRKLPQKLRDPGSFTIPCTIGNFESMNALCDLGASINLMLLSVFRRLKLGEARPTTVTLQLADISIAHPRGIIEDVLVKVDKFIFPADFIVLDMEEDANAPIILGRPFLATGRALIDVQKGELRVDVVNDCQDSIGKKKKKTKERFRTVRRRMKRLLCGKFEGFDDIGDNFNILNSGREFSSYDTMALKDARGGLDPS from the exons atgaaTCAAGCTCCACCTGAAAGGCTTAATGAATTGCAAGCTGCATTCTTGaccctcaccaacactcaaactcaGTTTATGACAGAGACTAGATCTTCTATCAGAAACCTAGAAACACAAGTAGGGCAGTTGACTAATATGCTTAATAACAGACCGCATGGAAATTTTCCTAGTAATATTGAAGTCAACcctaaggagcaagttcaggcaattactctgaggagtgggaagcaaactgaGCATCCTAGAtctccacaggcagtggttcagGATGGAGAGATGGGTGAACAGTCTGATCCagaaaaggttactgaagaccaccagCTTTCAGAAAAGAGTCCGCCAGTTGTTAATGAGCAGCCAGTTCga gagattctatCCAAGAAAAGGAAGATGGAGGATTATGAGACGGTGGCGCTCACTGAAGAGTGTAGTGCCATTCTGCAAAGAAAGCTTCCTCAGAAACtgagagatcctgggagtttcacaATACCCTGCACTATTGGGAATTTTGAGAGTATGAATgctttatgtgatttgggggcgagcATTAATCTAATGCTGCTTTCTGTGTTCAGAAGATTGAAGCTTGGGGAAGCAAGACCTACAACAGTGACTCTTCAGTTGGCAGACATATCAATAGCACATCCTCGtggtattattgaagatgttttGGTAAAAGTGGACAAGTTCATCTTCCCAGCAGACTTTATTgtacttgatatggaggaggatgccaACGCCCCAATCATTCTTGGAAGACCATTCTTAGCCACAGGACGAGCTTTAATCGACGTACAAAAGGGGGAGTTAAG agttgatgtggtgaATGATTGTCAAGATTCAattggtaaaaagaagaagaagaccaaaGAACGATTTCGAACAGTTCGACGTCGTATGAAAAGATTATTGTGTGGCAAGTTTGAAGGTTTCGATGACATTGGGGATAATTTCAATATTCTCAACAGTGGAAGGGAATTCTCCTCGTATGACACGATGGCTCTCAAGGATGCAAGGGGTGGACTTGACCCAAGTTAA